From the genome of Pseudomonas yamanorum, one region includes:
- a CDS encoding PepSY-associated TM helix domain-containing protein — MSKKSRSKLWFLVHSWLALPIWFFVLIVCVTGTLAVVSQEIVWLANPDIRASKPSDDAEPLTYDQVIGAIKRAEPQVIVESLSRPDESHFALSANLSYPDGRSLEVYVNPYTGVIQGISPAFNFQAFTRALHGWWLVPFTNGYSWGWYLVSLLGLPLLASLVTGLVIYKRFWKGFFKPTLRFNHGARIFWGDFHRLSGIWSIWFIAVISITGTWFLIEATLSDNQITISSEPIVPAIARDKVPMSAAGVPAPMIPLDEAINIATQRIPGLEASFVSLPSNAYSHLRIGGRGWYPLMFQTAEINPYNGEIAVSHLLSDRSALEFVTESMRPLHTGDFGGLWIKLIWAFFGLVLSMMVLSGLLIWTKRTALATLNALKREAKASRQPAKTQVLQAETTEGNQ; from the coding sequence ATGTCGAAGAAGTCACGCTCAAAACTCTGGTTTCTCGTGCACAGCTGGCTGGCCTTGCCCATCTGGTTCTTTGTGCTGATCGTCTGTGTCACCGGCACCCTGGCGGTGGTCAGCCAGGAAATCGTCTGGCTGGCCAACCCGGACATCCGCGCCAGCAAGCCGTCGGACGATGCCGAACCGCTCACCTACGACCAAGTGATCGGCGCCATCAAGCGCGCCGAACCCCAGGTGATCGTCGAGTCCCTGAGCCGTCCGGATGAGTCGCACTTTGCCCTCAGCGCCAACCTCAGCTATCCCGATGGGCGCTCGCTGGAGGTCTACGTGAACCCTTATACCGGGGTGATCCAGGGCATCAGCCCGGCGTTCAACTTCCAGGCATTTACCCGTGCACTCCACGGCTGGTGGCTGGTGCCCTTCACCAACGGTTACAGCTGGGGCTGGTACCTGGTGTCGCTGCTGGGCCTGCCGCTGTTGGCGTCGCTGGTCACCGGCCTTGTGATCTACAAACGTTTCTGGAAAGGCTTTTTCAAGCCGACCCTGCGCTTCAACCATGGCGCGCGGATCTTCTGGGGCGACTTCCATCGATTGAGCGGCATCTGGTCGATCTGGTTTATCGCGGTGATCTCCATCACCGGCACCTGGTTCCTGATCGAGGCGACCCTCAGCGATAACCAGATCACCATTTCCAGCGAACCGATCGTCCCGGCGATTGCCCGCGACAAAGTGCCAATGTCCGCAGCGGGCGTACCGGCACCCATGATTCCACTGGACGAGGCGATCAATATCGCCACCCAACGTATCCCGGGGCTCGAGGCCAGCTTTGTGAGCCTGCCCAGCAACGCTTACAGCCACCTGCGCATCGGCGGGCGTGGCTGGTACCCGCTGATGTTCCAGACCGCGGAAATCAACCCGTACAACGGCGAAATAGCCGTCTCGCACCTGCTGTCCGACCGTTCAGCCCTGGAGTTCGTCACCGAATCCATGCGCCCCCTGCACACCGGGGATTTTGGCGGCCTCTGGATCAAGCTGATCTGGGCCTTCTTTGGCCTGGTGTTGAGCATGATGGTCTTGAGCGGCCTGCTGATCTGGACCAAACGCACGGCCCTGGCGACCCTCAACGCCCTGAAACGTGAAGCCAAGGCATCCCGGCAACCAGCAAAAACCCAGGTCTTGCAGGCTGAAACAACGGAGGGCAATCAATGA